One genomic segment of Vicinamibacterales bacterium includes these proteins:
- the secF gene encoding protein translocase subunit SecF — protein MHIFKSPNFDFVRWKWHAIALSWVIILAGVFVIWTKGMPKGVEFSGGTIVLVRFQQPPDLDRVRGALPGGGANAVVQSYGDPARHEVSIRVHSREVEAGASLSNTAESVVEALNTNGLGPIAPASHLCASPTEFNCVSGRRIVGPTVGAELQQRGILATVFALGGILVYIAFRFRFSFAVGAVVATIHDLLITLAFLAFFKHELSLNVIAALLTITGYSMNDTIVIYDRIRENMRSMRRDNLATIVNSAVNQMLDRTMITGGLTLLSVIALFFFGGEVLKGFAFTMIVGIITGTYSSVFIAAAIVLIWQGKAPVKVAPAAPVAPGRAAGKPANKSGKRRAS, from the coding sequence ATGCATATTTTCAAGAGCCCGAACTTTGACTTCGTTCGCTGGAAGTGGCACGCCATCGCGCTGTCGTGGGTGATCATCCTGGCCGGCGTGTTCGTCATCTGGACGAAGGGCATGCCGAAGGGGGTGGAGTTCTCCGGCGGGACGATCGTGCTGGTGCGCTTCCAGCAGCCGCCCGATCTCGATCGGGTGCGCGGGGCGCTGCCGGGCGGCGGCGCCAACGCCGTCGTCCAGTCCTACGGCGACCCGGCGCGCCACGAAGTGTCGATCCGGGTGCATTCGCGGGAGGTCGAGGCCGGCGCCTCGCTCAGCAACACCGCTGAATCGGTGGTCGAGGCGCTCAACACCAACGGCCTCGGTCCGATCGCGCCCGCCAGCCATCTCTGCGCCAGCCCGACCGAGTTCAACTGCGTGTCGGGCCGGCGCATCGTCGGACCGACGGTCGGCGCGGAACTGCAGCAGCGCGGCATCCTGGCGACGGTGTTCGCCCTCGGCGGCATCCTCGTCTACATCGCGTTCCGCTTCCGTTTCAGCTTCGCCGTCGGCGCCGTGGTCGCGACCATCCACGACCTCCTCATCACGCTGGCGTTCCTCGCCTTCTTCAAGCACGAGCTGAGCCTCAACGTCATCGCCGCGCTCCTTACCATCACCGGCTATTCGATGAACGACACGATCGTCATCTACGACCGGATCCGCGAGAACATGCGCTCGATGCGGCGCGACAACCTGGCGACGATCGTCAACTCGGCGGTGAACCAGATGCTCGATCGGACGATGATCACCGGCGGCCTGACGCTGCTGTCGGTCATCGCGCTGTTCTTCTTCGGCGGCGAGGTGCTGAAGGGCTTCGCCTTCACGATGATCGTCGGGATCATCACCGGCACCTATTCGAGCGTCTTCATCGCCGCGGCGATCGTCCTCATCTGGCAGGGGAAAGCGCCGGTGAAGGTCGCCCCGGCGGCGCCCGTCGCGCCCGGCCGGGCGGCCGGCAAGCCTGCCAACAAATCGGGCAAGCGCCGCGCGTCGTAA